A single window of Salvia splendens isolate huo1 chromosome 6, SspV2, whole genome shotgun sequence DNA harbors:
- the LOC121808843 gene encoding uncharacterized protein LOC121808843: MSRPHESFTTPYYSAVIDDDEAPPSSCFRRLCFGRGDDNSYLLQESGVQEKAWVATQFKKVKQWSEVVAGPKWKNLIRKIGRLCHCHKRKQPFQYSPESYALNFAADQEEANPLHSFSARFGPRVPINHNAAS, translated from the coding sequence ATGTCTAGGCCTCACGAGAGCTTCACAACGCCCTACTACTCCGCCGTGATCGATGATGACGAGGCTCCCCCGAGCAGCTGTTTCCGGCGGTTGTGCTTCGGGCGGGGCGACGACAACAGCTACCTCTTGCAAGAAAGCGGCGTACAAGAGAAGGCGTGGGTGGCGACGCAATTCAAGAAAGTGAAGCAGTGGTCGGAGGTGGTGGCGGGCCCCAAATGGAAGAACTTGATCAGGAAGATAGGCAGGCTGTGTCACTGTCACAAGAGGAAGCAGCCGTTTCAGTACTCGCCGGAGAGCTACGCCCTCAACTTCGCCGCCGATCAAGAAGAAGCTAATCCGTTGCACAGTTTCTCCGCAAGGTTTGGGCCTCGTGTGCCCATCAACCATAATGCTGCTTCCTAA
- the LOC121809564 gene encoding uncharacterized protein LOC121809564, which translates to MAYDQNSIPKDLRPLNIMRNVPEDPRISPATSSGRPVEGYYASPPTDGSPGTMPAVYYPATVPPVAFNNAVTGVAGWIQQIVPPPQVQQGVVSGTVVNPLGVYTTSHNYGMRNGCSTSDHTSDDGGDDSLTGRKVKFLCSFGGKILPRLSDGALRYVGGHTRIITVGRNVTFSEFVQKMAAMYVQNLVIKYQLPDEGLDALVTVSCADDLENMMDEYEKLIERSSDGSVKLRIFLFSPSDLDLVGHIEDVQDGGQKYVEAVNGIGDVFSGGGCIVRKESIESTISAQNSDFSYTEGGDSLSHGLGEVASVSSTGALSLNGNVVPFDTAPRVVYIDPNPLPCADSCAASLSIPMIKTSPTIAMGAIAEQEVERSVPLSVPQGSTIMSYPASSPYMQAYADPHKETLSHANCVQQPPQMGFPPQVLGTVRPVFTQQPIAAGASPQHFTPAVHMTMNTSIGMRPSVVPVIGQPQHVQVESYSENMMPPRLVQLPAAQGYNVNQAQPSATEQGGMYNWQRIPHFEQMALSEGGSSPQPAVLPEKFAWIEDCQMCQKALPHAHSDTAAQEQKGNPSCTLSDGRSVYSSFMLDGRGRPLIRPVVTGTRADGNMEQLAESGKVHIEAIGVSRNVVKGQNVYDRTILHNAEPSLVTIPQGVLSGVKLPHGVFMANTPPSSQASAVQNLVVQPQIQVIPEGTYNRRLNNDFSPVGMHLLKDHAGRESPKEYLPNVSTGCPIDDSTSLAYDNQRQSEGRLDNLRINPSEVLYNNAYNKTIVDLRKEDSQNNMPNQILMGDTLNMHTLPSTELNEATPIPPAGNPNLYPYSAIGVNILPSDDVAESSAYSVGESTHTAERILPINEWNDNVPWSLHKIGGDKDVAHEGSFVSPSHGVGDILDSSSSQVVNADPWIMHSDTHHPPPRPSKIQIKRDNAGLQDPLTDNHQCNSSQTPTSDSRDSVVETSLADGAYQLNNNLNWDLSSDHSLSNKDSAEEQIKRELQAVAEGVAASVFHSSVQSNPESLVHPKSDSPPISQHNCDGQPANVETEQIDKLDEIKTKLSEKINLGFPASGIGRLQIIKNSDLEELRELGSGTFGTVYHGKWRGTDVAIKRINDRCFFGKPSEQERMRDDFWNEAIKLADLHHPNVVAFYGVVLDGPDGSVATVTEYMVNGSMRNALQRNDRILDKRKRLLIGMDVAFGMEYLHGKNIVHFDLKSDNLLVNLRDPHRPICKVGDLGLSKVKCQTLISGGVRGTLPWMAPELLNGSSSLVSEKVDVFSFGIVMWELLTGEEPYADLHYGAIIGGIVSNTLRPHVPETCDPDWRALMERCWSSEPRERPNFTEIADELRAMANKLPSKGQLPQPKS; encoded by the exons ATGGCCTATGATCAGAACTCTATACCTAAAGATTTACGTCCACTGAATATAATGAGAAATGTGCCTGAGGATCCTAGGATTTCTCCAGCAACTTCGTCTGGGAGGCCGGTTGAAGGGTATTATGCTAGCCCGCCCACTGATGGTAGCCCTGGCACCATGCCTGCAGTTTATTACCCTGCCACAGTACCGCCTGTAGCATTTAACAATGCTGTCACTGGGGTTGCCGGATGGATTCAGCAAATTGTGCCGCCCCCTCAAGTCCAACAAGGTGTTGTGAGTGGTACTGTGGTTAATCCACTAGGTGTATATACAACGAGTCATAATTATGGGATGCGAAATGGGTGCAGTACTTCAGATCATACTAGTGACGACGGTGGTGATGACTCTTTAACGGGCCGGAAGGTCAAGTTTTTATGTAGTTTTGGTGGGAAAATACTTCCACGCTTGAGTGATGGGGCATTGAGATACGTAGGAGGGCACACCAGGATAATTACTGTTGgaagaaatgtgacatttagTGAATTTGTCCAGAAAATGGCAGCTATGTATGTACAGAATTTGGTGATCAAATATCAGTTGCCAGATGAGGGTCTTGATGCACTTGTAACTGTTTCATGTGCTGATGACCTTGAGAACATGATGGATGAATATGAAAAGTTGATAGAGAGGTCTTCCGATGGTTCTGTTAAGTTGagaatatttttgttttcaccTTCAGACCTTGATTTAGTTGGGCATATTGAAGATGTGCAGGATGGTGGGCAGAAGTATGTTGAAGCTGTGAATGGCATAGGAGATGTGTTCAGTGGTGGTGGTTGTATTGTTAGAAAAGAGAGTATTGAAAGTACTATTTCTGCTCAGAATTCTGATTTCAGTTATACCGAAGGCGGTGATAGCCTAAGCCATGGTTTGGGGGAGGTTGCTAGTGTGTCTTCTACGGGTGCATTGTCACTTAATGGAAATGTTGTTCCTTTTGATACAGCACCAAGAGTGGTTTACATAGATCCTAATCCTCTGCCATGTGCTGACTCTTGTGCTGCTTCATTAAGCATTCCAATGATTAAAACTAGCCCTACAATAGCTATGGGTGCTATCGCTGAGCAAGAGGTAGAGAGATCTGTGCCTTTATCTGTTCCACAGGGCTCAACTATTATGAGTTATCCGGCATCTTCACCATACATGCAAGCTTATGCAGATCCTCATAAAGAAACTTTGAGTCATGCTAACTGTGTGCAACAACCTCCCCAGATGGGATTCCCTCCTCAAGTTTTAGGTACCGTGAGGCCGGTTTTCACTCAGCAGCCCATAGCTGCAGGAGCATCTCCTCAACATTTCACTCCCGCCGTCCACATGACAATGAATACTTCCATTGGCATGAGGCCGAGTGTAGTTCCTGTTATTGGTCAACCACAACATGTTCAAGTGGAGAGTTATTCAGAAAACATGATGCCGCCGAGGCTTGTCCAACTTCCTGCTGCACAAGGATACAATGTCAACCAAGCTCAGCCTTCTGCAACAGAACAAGGAGGGATGTATAATTGGCAGCGAATTCCACATTTTGAGCAGATGGCTTTGTCAGAAGGGGGCTCGAGTCCTCAACCAGCTGTTCTTCCAGAAAAGTTTGCGTGGATAGAGGACTGCCAGATGTGCCAAAAAGCATTACCTCATGCTCATTCAGATACAGCTGCTCAGGAGCAAAAGGGAAACCCTTCTTGCACCCTCTCTGATGGTAGGTCAGTTTATTCTAGTTTCATGTTGGATGGTCGAGGGAGGCCCTTAATTAGGCCTGTCGTAACTGGAACTCGGGCAGACGGCAATATGGAACAATTGGCTGAATCCGGAAAGGTTCACATAGAGGCAATTGGTGTCTCACGAAATGTTGTCAAGGGACAGAATGTTTATGATAGAACTATTCTACATAATGCAGAACCTTCCCTGGTGACAATTCCTCAGGGTGTCTTAAGTGGGGTCAAACTTCCGCATGGTGTGTTTATGGCTAATACTCCCCCATCTTCCCAAGCCAGTGCTGTCCAGAATCTAGTTGTTCAGCCTCAAATTCAAGTCATACCAGAAGGAACCTATAACAGACGGTTGAATAATGATTTTTCTCCTGTTGGAATGCATTTGCTGAAAGACCATGCTGGTCGCGAATCCCCAAAAGAATACCTTCCCAATGTTTCTACTGGATGTCCTATAGATGATTCTACTTCGTTGGCATATGACAATCAGAGACAAAGTGAAGGAAGGTTGGATAATCTTCGGATAAATCCTTCAGAagttttatataataatgcgTATAACAAAACTATTGTGGATCTTAGAAAGGAAGACTCACAAAATAACATGCCAAACCAGATCCTTATGGGGGATACTCTCAACATGCACACTTTACCATCTACAGAATTGAATGAAGCGACACCAATTCCTCCTGCAGGCAATCCTAATTTGTACCCTTATTCAGCAATTGGGGTCAATATTCTGCCCTCAGATGATGTGGCTGAAAGCTCTGCATATTCAGTTGGTGAGTCCACTCATACAGCTGAAAGAATCCTTCCGATTAATGAATGGAATGATAATGTTCCATGGTCACTGCACAAAATAGGTGGTGATAAAGATGTTGCTCATGAGGGCTCATTTGTATCACCATCCCATGGAGTTGGAGATATCTTAGATAGTTCATCATCACAAGTTGTTAATGCGGATCCATGGATTATGCATTCTGATACTCATCACCCCCCTCCCAGACCAAGCAAGATTCAAATAAAGAGGGATAATGCAGGATTGCAAGATCCTCTTACCGACAATCATCAATGCAATAGTAGTCAAACACCAACAAGTGATTCCAGGGATTCAGTAGTTGAGACTTCACTGGCTGATGGAGCTTACCAGCTTAATAACAATTTGAATTGGGATCTGAGTTCAGATCACAGTTTGTCGAACAAAG ATTCAGCAGAGGAACAGATAAAGAGAGAACTTCAAGCTGTTGCGGAGGGCGTGGCAGCCTCTGTATTTCATTCGTCTGTCCAATCAAATCCTGAATCATTAGTGCATCCAAAGAGTGATTCTCCACCTATATCCCAGCATAATTGCGATGGACAACCTGCTAATGTAGAAACAGAGCAGATAGACAAACTTGAT GAAATCAAGACGAAATTATCAGAGAAGATAAATCTTGGATTCCCTGCATCAGGCATTGGCCGATTACAG ATTATTAAGAACAGTGACCTGGAAGAGTTACGAGAATTGGGCTCTGGTACCTTTGGGACAGTTTATCATGGAAAATGGAGAGGGACTGATGTTGCAATTAAACGCATCAATGATAGATGTTTCTTTGGGAAACCTTCAGAACAAGAACGCATG AGGGATGATTTTTGGAATGAGGCAATCAAGCTAGCTGACTTACACCATCCTAATGTTGTTGCTTTTTATGGAGTTGTGCTTGATGGTCCTGACGGTTCAGTTGCAACTGTCACTGAATACATGGTGAATGGTTCTATGAGAAATGCTTTGCAGAGGAACGACAG GATTCTGGATAAGCGCAAGCGCCTTTTGATTGGCATGGATGTTGCCTTTGGAATGGAATACTTGCACGGAAAGAATATAGTACATTTTGACTTGAAGAGTGATAATTTATTGGTCAATCTCCGTGACCCACATCGACCAATATGCAAG GTTGGTGATTTGGGGCTGTCCAAGGTGAAATGCCAGACGCTTATTTCAGGTGGTGTAAGAGGAACCCTTCCATGGATGGCTCCGGAGCTTCTCAATGGTAGCAGTAGCCTTGTCTCCGAGAAG GTGGATGTATTTTCATTTGGAATCGTAATGTGGGAACTTCTCACTGGAGAAGAACCTTATGCAGATCTGCACTACGGGGCCATCATTG GCGGTATTGTTAGCAACACATTGCGGCCTCATGTGCCGGAAACATGCGATCCTGATTGGAGAGCTCTGATGGAGAGATGTTGGTCGTCTGAACCACGGGAGAGGCCGAATTTCACAGAAATTGCTGACGAGTTGAGGGCTATGGCGAATAAGCTTCCATCTAAAGGCCAACTCCCTCAGCCCAAAAGCTGA
- the LOC121810081 gene encoding homeobox protein knotted-1-like LET12: MAFEQQDHLSQEIPLYSDHSHPSALFRSLPDDDKPPSSTWLNTNSNSNSNSNSNSNSNSNSNSNWEKDKCKADILTHPLYDQLLSAHVSCLRIATPVDQLPRIDAQLAHSQELVSKYSVLAHHPLDHKDLDNFMTHYVLLLSSFKEQLQQHVRVHAMEAVMACWELEQSLQSLTGVAPGEGSGATMSDDDEDQADSEANLFDESLDGGDNMGFGPLVPTESERSLMERVRQELKHELKQDYKEKILDIREEILRKRRAGKLPGDTTSVLKAWWQSHAKWPYPTEEDKARLVQETGLQLKQINNWFINQRKRNWHSNPSSSTTPKSKRKSGTGDKTANERFS, translated from the exons ATGGCATTTGAGCAGCAGGACCACCTCTCCCAGGAAATTCCCCTCTACTCCGACCACAGCCACCCCTCCGCCCTCTTCCGCTCCCTCCCCGACGACGACAAACCCCCCTCTTCCACCTGGCTCAACACCAATTCCAATTCAAATTCcaactccaattccaattccaattccaattccaattccaattccaattggGAGAAGGACAAGTGCAAGGCCGACATCCTCACCCACCCCTTGTACGACCAGCTTCTCTCCGCACACGTCTCCTGCCTCCGGATTGCCACTCCCGTTGACCAGCTCCCTAGAATCGACGCCCAGCTCGCCCACTCTCAGGAGCTCGTCTCTAAATATTCCGTCCTCGCCCACCACCCTCTCGATCACAAAGACCTCGACAATTTCATG ACACATTATGTCCTATTGTTATCCTCCTTTAAAGAACAACTGCAACAGCATGTCCGAGTTCATGCTATGGAAGCCGTCATGGCATGTTGGGAGCTTGAGCAATCGCTGCAAAGTCTCACAG GTGTAGCACCAGGAGAAGGTTCAGGAGCAACCATGTCTGACGATGATGAGGACCAGGCTGATAGTGAGGCTAACTTATTCGATGAAAGCCTCGATGGTGGAGACAACATGGGATTTGGTCCCCTAGTACCGACTGAAAGTGAGAGGTCCCTGATGGAGCGCGTGAGGCAAGAGTTAAAGCACGAGCTGAAACAG GACTACAAGGAGAAGATTTTGGATATCAGAGAAGAGATACTACGAAAAAGAAGAGCAGGAAAACTGCCGGGTGATACCACGTCAGTATTGAAAGCATGGTGGCAGTCACATGCCAAATGGCCTTATCCTACG GAGGAAGATAAGGCGAGGCTGGTACAGGAAACTGGTTTGCAACTAAAACAGATAAACAACTGGTTCATCAACCAACGGAAAAGGAATTGGcacagcaatccttcttcttctaCTACTCCGAAAAGCAAGCGAAAGAG TGGCACAGGTGATAAAACTGCTAATGAGCGATTCTCGTGA